In Marasmius oreades isolate 03SP1 chromosome 1, whole genome shotgun sequence, one DNA window encodes the following:
- a CDS encoding uncharacterized protein (BUSCO:EOG092652ZZ) yields the protein MSSTSSNIVFDDIFTINEIDKEGKKFDRVSRLYAHSKNYDMDLTLDYNIELFPLITGQNFALALASSLVRGAPGGTSNDVADDEDKERDVWRPDGKGRKGLEEDYDYVMYGKVYKFDGGTAEVVTAYASFGGLLMSLTGSFRHMTNIVLGDPIYILLRT from the exons ATGTCCTCTACCTCTTCCAACATCGTTTTCGACGATATATTCACAATAAATGAAATAGATAAAGAGGGCAAAAAATTCGATCGAG TATCGCGTCTTTACGCTCACTCGAAAAACTATGATATGGACCTCACACTGGATTACAATATCGAACTCTTTCCTCTAATTACTGGACAGAACTTCGCACTTGCGCTTGCTTCTTCCTTGGTCCGTGGTGCTCCTGGTGGAACCAGTAACGATGTGGCAGACGATGAGGACAAAGAAAGAGACGTATGGAGACCGGATGGTAAAGGTAGGAAGGGCCTCGAGGAAGACTATGACTATGTGATGTACGGAAAA GTTTACAAGTTCGATGGAGGAACGGCTGAAGTTGT GACTGCCTACGCTTCATTCGGAGGACTTCTGATGTCCCTTACAGGCTCCTTTAGACATATGACCAACATCGTCTTGGGTGATCCGATATATATACTTTTGCGCACATAA